The following are encoded together in the Lactuca sativa cultivar Salinas chromosome 1, Lsat_Salinas_v11, whole genome shotgun sequence genome:
- the LOC111876248 gene encoding probable galacturonosyltransferase-like 1, translating to MVRRKPPLSSLLLLIFSTIAIATATTAATSISQRFKEAPKFYNAVECPHTDIDYDTDTLTTYDESAVHVAMTLDVTYIRGSMAAILSVLQHSSCPQNIIFHFVTSASSDASLLRATIVTSFPYLKFKIYRFDDSFVAGLISTSIRSALDCPLNYARSYLANILPPNVRKVVYLDSDLVVVDDIAKLAATPLGYDSVLAAPEYCNANFTFYFTPSFWSNPSLSLTFANRKACYFNTGVMVIDLDRWRAGGYTTKIEEWMELQKRMRIYELGSLPPFLLVFAGKIAPVDHRWNQHGLGGDNFRGLCRDLHPGPVSLLHWSGKGKPWVRLDAERPCPLDALWAPYDLLKPPFSFDS from the coding sequence atGGTCCGCCGCAAACCACCGCTCTCTTCCCTTCTCCTCCTCATCTTCTCCACCATCGCCAttgccaccgccaccaccgccgCTACCTCTATTTCGCAAAGATTTAAAGAAGCTCCCAAGTTCTACAACGCCGTAGAATGTCCCCACACCGACATTGACTACGACACCGACACTTTGACCACCTACGATGAATCCGCCGTTCACGTCGCCATGACCCTCGACGTTACCTACATCCGCGGATCAATGGCCGCCATACTCTCCGTCCTCCAACACTCATCCTGCCCACAGAATATTATCTTCCACTTTGTCACCTCCGCTTCTTCAGACGCGTCACTCTTACGCGCCACCATCGTTACTTCGTTTCCTTAcctgaaatttaaaatttacagGTTTGATGATTCTTTTGTCGCCGGACTTATTTCTACCTCCATACGTTCCGCCCTCGACTGCCCACTCAATTATGCTCGGAGTTACCTTGCTAACATACTCCCACCTAACGTTCGAAAAGTCGTGTATCTTGATTCCGACCTGGTGGTCGTCGACGACATTGCAAAGCTCGCTGCCACACCTCTCGGATACGACTCCGTCCTCGCGGCACCGGAATATTGTAACGCTAACTTCACCTTCTACTTCACACCTTCTTTCTGGTCAAACCCGTCTCTATCTTTAACCTTTGCCAATCGGAAAGCTTGTTACTTTAATACCGGCGTGATGGTTATCGATCTAGACCGGTGGCGTGCCGGTGGTTACACAACAAAGATTGAAGAATGGATGGAACTGCAGAAACGAATGAGAATCTACGAACTGGGTTCTCTTCCACCCTTCTTGCTTGTTTTTGCCGGAAAGATAGCTCCGGTGGATCACAGATGGAACCAACATGGACTTGGCGGTGATAACTTCCGGGGTCTTTGCCGTGATCTACATCCGGGACCGGTGAGTCTATTACATTGGAGTGGTAAAGGGAAGCCATGGGTGAGACTTGATGCAGAAAGGCCATGTCCTCTGGATGCACTTTGGGCCCCATATGATCTTTTAAAGCCTCCATTTTCGTTTGATTCTTGA